Proteins encoded by one window of Panicum virgatum strain AP13 chromosome 7N, P.virgatum_v5, whole genome shotgun sequence:
- the LOC120681413 gene encoding uncharacterized protein LOC120681413 isoform X2: MTIAESSRSKYIDMDKMVSFMTKEINYFWSLYDPSDDDTKICPIYRVPEHILEIDRIPYEPFVVSFGPYHHGAQHLEAMEKKKWEYLDRVLKLNRERTLCDYLKSISGLEKQARKCYSDEIKMERKKFLQMLLLDGCFILVNIDENVGTRVSNARVLEPSSFHKETDENMGGEAAANLKDSSGGVGPSKYKEHGYAMELELIKVEASQESGGQNEIGDANHMTNMENCNNAGDWLSCATWHDMFLLENQIPFFIVECIYELVTGTAESLCSKTAEFVEAILGHYPIAIQEFDRPKQFHHLLHLCHMYFRPSKKIDEELVCQPRRRYFVNLLHLGYRFIEVDHKPVDADKNLEQMDCFQAGKLRTRWRRAVEYHQAGVQFKKRQYGEQSPRYTG; encoded by the exons ATGACTATTGCTGAAAGTTCTAGGTCGAAATATATAGACATGGATAAGATGGTCAGTTTCATGACAAAGGAAATAAACTATTTCTGGTCACTGTATGATCCGTCTGATGATGATACCAAGATTTGCCCAATCTATAGAGTCCCAGAACACATATTGGAGATTGATCGCATCCCCTATGAACCATTTGTTGTATCCTTTGGTCCGTACCACCATGGGGCTCAACACCTCGAAGccatggagaaaaaaaagtgGGAATACTTAGACAGGGTGCTGAAATTGAACCGTGAAAGAACTCTTTGTGATTACCTTAAATCGATCTCTGGACTAGAAAAACAAGCAAGGAAATGCTATTCAGACGAGATAAAAATGGAAAGAAAGAAGTTTCTACAGATGCTTTTGCTTGATGGCTGCTTCATACTAGTGAATATTGACGAAAATGTTGGCACCAGGGTATCAAATGCAAGGGTTTTGGAGCCAAGTTCCTTCCATAAAGAAACTGACGAAAATATGGGAGGAGAAGCTGCGGcaaatttaaaagattcatctggagGAGTTGGGCCGAGCAAATATAAGGAACATGGATATGCCATGGAGCTAGAACTGATTAAGGTAGAAGCTAGTCAAGAAAGTGGTGGGCAAAATGAAATAGGGGATGCAAACCACATGACAAACATGGAGAACTGTAACAATGCTGGAGATTGGTTGAGTTGTGCTACATGGCATGACATGTTCTTGCTGGAGAACCAAATACCATTTTTCATTGTTGAGTGCATCTACGAACTAGTTACAGGTACAGCTGAGTCACTTTGTAGCAAAACTGCCGAATTTGTAGAGGCAATCTTGGGACACTATCCAATTGCTATACAGGAATTTGACAGACCCAAGCAATTCCATCATTTGCTCCACCTATGTCACATGTACTTCAGACCTAGTAAGAAAATTGATGAAGAGCTTGTGTGTCAGCCCAGGAGAAGGTATTTCGTTAATCTTTTACATCTTGGGTACAGATTCATTGAAGTTGATCATAAACCTGTTGATGCTGACAAAAACCTAGAACAGATGGATTGCTTCCAAGCTGGAAAGCTTCGGACTCGCTGGCGCCGTGCAGTAGAATACCATCAAGCAGGAGTTCAATTCAAGAAAAGGCAGTATGGCGAACAAA GTCCTCGCTACACCGGCTGA
- the LOC120681413 gene encoding uncharacterized protein LOC120681413 isoform X3, which produces MTIAESSRSKYIDMDKMVSFMTKEINYFWSLYDPSDDDTKICPIYRVPEHILEIDRIPYEPFVVSFGPYHHGAQHLEAMEKKKWEYLDRVLKLNRERTLCDYLKSISGLEKQARKCYSDEIKMERKKFLQMLLLDGCFILVNIDENVGTRVSNARVLEPSSFHKETDENMGGEAAANLKDSSGGVGPSKYKEHGYAMELELIKVEASQESGGQNEIGDANHMTNMENCNNAGDWLSCATWHDMFLLENQIPFFIVECIYELVTGTAESLCSKTAEFVEAILGHYPIAIQEFDRPKQFHHLLHLCHMYFRPSKKIDEELVCQPRRRWIASKLESFGLAGAVQ; this is translated from the exons ATGACTATTGCTGAAAGTTCTAGGTCGAAATATATAGACATGGATAAGATGGTCAGTTTCATGACAAAGGAAATAAACTATTTCTGGTCACTGTATGATCCGTCTGATGATGATACCAAGATTTGCCCAATCTATAGAGTCCCAGAACACATATTGGAGATTGATCGCATCCCCTATGAACCATTTGTTGTATCCTTTGGTCCGTACCACCATGGGGCTCAACACCTCGAAGccatggagaaaaaaaagtgGGAATACTTAGACAGGGTGCTGAAATTGAACCGTGAAAGAACTCTTTGTGATTACCTTAAATCGATCTCTGGACTAGAAAAACAAGCAAGGAAATGCTATTCAGACGAGATAAAAATGGAAAGAAAGAAGTTTCTACAGATGCTTTTGCTTGATGGCTGCTTCATACTAGTGAATATTGACGAAAATGTTGGCACCAGGGTATCAAATGCAAGGGTTTTGGAGCCAAGTTCCTTCCATAAAGAAACTGACGAAAATATGGGAGGAGAAGCTGCGGcaaatttaaaagattcatctggagGAGTTGGGCCGAGCAAATATAAGGAACATGGATATGCCATGGAGCTAGAACTGATTAAGGTAGAAGCTAGTCAAGAAAGTGGTGGGCAAAATGAAATAGGGGATGCAAACCACATGACAAACATGGAGAACTGTAACAATGCTGGAGATTGGTTGAGTTGTGCTACATGGCATGACATGTTCTTGCTGGAGAACCAAATACCATTTTTCATTGTTGAGTGCATCTACGAACTAGTTACAGGTACAGCTGAGTCACTTTGTAGCAAAACTGCCGAATTTGTAGAGGCAATCTTGGGACACTATCCAATTGCTATACAGGAATTTGACAGACCCAAGCAATTCCATCATTTGCTCCACCTATGTCACATGTACTTCAGACCTAGTAAGAAAATTGATGAAGAGCTTGTGTGTCAGCCCAGGAGAAG ATGGATTGCTTCCAAGCTGGAAAGCTTCGGACTCGCTGGCGCCGTGCAGTAG
- the LOC120681413 gene encoding UPF0481 protein At3g47200-like isoform X1, translating to MTIAESSRSKYIDMDKMVSFMTKEINYFWSLYDPSDDDTKICPIYRVPEHILEIDRIPYEPFVVSFGPYHHGAQHLEAMEKKKWEYLDRVLKLNRERTLCDYLKSISGLEKQARKCYSDEIKMERKKFLQMLLLDGCFILVNIDENVGTRVSNARVLEPSSFHKETDENMGGEAAANLKDSSGGVGPSKYKEHGYAMELELIKVEASQESGGQNEIGDANHMTNMENCNNAGDWLSCATWHDMFLLENQIPFFIVECIYELVTGTAESLCSKTAEFVEAILGHYPIAIQEFDRPKQFHHLLHLCHMYFRPSKKIDEELVCQPRRRYFVNLLHLGYRFIEVDHKPVDADKNLEQMDCFQAGKLRTRWRRAVEYHQAGVQFKKRQYGEQSKHSLLDIRFVDGVIEVPCLPIDESSESLFKNLLSLEQIDRRFGNDISAYVTFMSQVLATPADATLLVQRGIIVHMLDSDDEVSELFTRLTKQVTFRFDWNYYLKSLCQVLEAHYQSRLNRWIAWLWLNHFGNPWLALAALAGIVVLACTIVQTIYTVMSYIKPPPGI from the coding sequence ATGACTATTGCTGAAAGTTCTAGGTCGAAATATATAGACATGGATAAGATGGTCAGTTTCATGACAAAGGAAATAAACTATTTCTGGTCACTGTATGATCCGTCTGATGATGATACCAAGATTTGCCCAATCTATAGAGTCCCAGAACACATATTGGAGATTGATCGCATCCCCTATGAACCATTTGTTGTATCCTTTGGTCCGTACCACCATGGGGCTCAACACCTCGAAGccatggagaaaaaaaagtgGGAATACTTAGACAGGGTGCTGAAATTGAACCGTGAAAGAACTCTTTGTGATTACCTTAAATCGATCTCTGGACTAGAAAAACAAGCAAGGAAATGCTATTCAGACGAGATAAAAATGGAAAGAAAGAAGTTTCTACAGATGCTTTTGCTTGATGGCTGCTTCATACTAGTGAATATTGACGAAAATGTTGGCACCAGGGTATCAAATGCAAGGGTTTTGGAGCCAAGTTCCTTCCATAAAGAAACTGACGAAAATATGGGAGGAGAAGCTGCGGcaaatttaaaagattcatctggagGAGTTGGGCCGAGCAAATATAAGGAACATGGATATGCCATGGAGCTAGAACTGATTAAGGTAGAAGCTAGTCAAGAAAGTGGTGGGCAAAATGAAATAGGGGATGCAAACCACATGACAAACATGGAGAACTGTAACAATGCTGGAGATTGGTTGAGTTGTGCTACATGGCATGACATGTTCTTGCTGGAGAACCAAATACCATTTTTCATTGTTGAGTGCATCTACGAACTAGTTACAGGTACAGCTGAGTCACTTTGTAGCAAAACTGCCGAATTTGTAGAGGCAATCTTGGGACACTATCCAATTGCTATACAGGAATTTGACAGACCCAAGCAATTCCATCATTTGCTCCACCTATGTCACATGTACTTCAGACCTAGTAAGAAAATTGATGAAGAGCTTGTGTGTCAGCCCAGGAGAAGGTATTTCGTTAATCTTTTACATCTTGGGTACAGATTCATTGAAGTTGATCATAAACCTGTTGATGCTGACAAAAACCTAGAACAGATGGATTGCTTCCAAGCTGGAAAGCTTCGGACTCGCTGGCGCCGTGCAGTAGAATACCATCAAGCAGGAGTTCAATTCAAGAAAAGGCAGTATGGCGAACAAAGTAAGCATTCGCTCCTGGACATAAGGTTTGTGGATGGGGTTATAGAAGTTCCTTGTTTGCCAATTGACGAGTCCAGTGAATCACTTTTTAAGAACCTTCTGTCACTTGAGCAAATAGACCGCAGGTTTGGCAATGACATCAGTGCATATGTCACTTTCATGTCCCAGGTCCTCGCTACACCGGCTGATGCCACATTGCTTGTTCAGAGAGGCATCATTGTACATATGTTGGATAGCGATGATGAGGTGTCTGAACTATTCACAAGACTCACCAAACAAGTGACATTCAGATTTGACTGGAACTACTACTTAAAATCTTTATGCCAAGTGTTGGAAGCCCACTACCAGAGTCGCCTGAATAGATGGATAGCTTGGTTGTGGCTCAATCACTTTGGAAATCCGTGGTTAGCACTGGCTGCTTTAGCTGGTATAGTGGTTCTTGCTTGCACCATTGTCCAGACCATATATACAGTCATGTCATATATCAAGCCTCCGCCAGGCATATGA
- the LOC120681415 gene encoding glycerol kinase-like isoform X1, which translates to MAGEGEEVYVAAIDQGTTSTRFIIYDRHAKPVASHQLEFKQHYPEAGWVEHDPMEIIETVKVCMKEAVDKAKDRKCNVVAGLKAIGITNQRETTVMWSRSTGLPLYNAIVWMDVRTSPVCRRLESELSGGRTHFVETCGLPISTYFSALKLLWLMENVDAVKDAVRTGDALFGTIDTWLIWNLTGGVAGGQHVTDCSNASRTMLMNLKTLDWDKPTLDALGISAAILPKIISNSEKIGVVVNGFPLAGVPISGCLGDQHAAMLGQLCQKGEAKSTYGTGAFILLNTGEEPTESSHGLLSTIAYKLGPTAPTNYALEGSIAIAGAAVQWLRDSLGIIQTAAEIEKLAETVPDSGGIYFVPAFNGLFAPWWRDDARGICIGITRFTNKGHIARAVLESMCFQVNDVLSSMHKDAGDAGEVKSAEGEFLLRVDGGATVNNLLMQIQADLLGSPVVRPADIETTALGAAYAAGLAAGVWTKEQVFAGLHKENTTVFRPKLDEAHRKKRADSWYKAVSRSFDLADLSL; encoded by the exons ATGGcgggggaaggggaggaggtgTACGTGGCGGCCATCGACCAGGGCACCACTAGCACCCGGTTCATCATCTACGACCGCCACGCCAAGCCCGTCGCGTCGCACCAGCTCGAGTTCAAGCAGCACTACCCGGAGGCAGG GTGGGTTGAGCATGATCCTATGGAGATTATAGAGACTGTGAAGGTGTGTATGAAAGAGGCAGTTGACAAAGCCAAAGATCGTAAATGCAATGTGGTTGCTGGTTTGAAGGCAATTGGAATCACAAATCAGAGGGAAACCACTGTTATGTGGAGTAGATCCACTGGTCTTCCACTGTACAATGCCATTGTGTGGATGGATGTTCGCACGAGCCCTGTTTGCAG GAGATTGGAGAGTGAGCTATCAGGTGGTAGAACCCACTTCGTTGAGACATGTGGTTTGCCAATCAGTACTTATTTCAGTGCTTTGAAGTTATTATGGTTAATGGAAAATGTTGATGCTGTCAAGGATGCAGTCCGGACTGGTGACGCGTTATTTGGCACAATAGATACCTGGTTGATCTGGAACCTTACAGGAGGTGTTGCTGGTGGGCAGCATGTCACAGACTGCTCAAATGCATCTCGTACAATGCTCATGAATCTGAAGACACTTGATTGGGATAAGCCAACACTTGATGCATTAGGAATTTCTGCAGCTATTTTACCAAAAATAATCAGTAATTCGGAGAAAATTGGTGTGGTTGTCAATGGGTTCCCCTTGGCAGGTGTCCCCATCTCAGGGTGCCTAGGAGATCAGCATGCTGCTATGCTTGGGCAGCTCTGCCAAAAGGGTGAAGCGAAAAGCACCTATGGTACTGGTGCCTTCATCCTTCTCAACACAGGGGAAGAGCCTACAGAATCCTCCCATGGTCTTCTTAGCACCATTGCTTACAAGCTTGGCCCAACTGCACCCACTAACTATGCTCTTGAAGGATCCATTGCAATTGCAGGAGCAGCAGTTCAGTGGTTGAGGGACAGTCTTGGAATCATTCAGACAGCAGCTGAAATTGAAAAGTTGGCTGAAACTGTGCCGGATTCAGGTGGCATATATTTTGTGCCAGCATTCAATGGGTTGTTTGCACCATGGTGGAGGGATGACGCAAGGGGGATCTGCATTGGAATCACAAGGTTCACAAATAAGGGCCACATTGCTCGAGCAGTACTTGAGAGTATGTGCTTTCAGGTGAATGATGTCCTCAGCTCCATGCACAAGGATGCTGGAGATGCAGGAGAAGTAAAGAGTGCAGAAGGGGAGTTCTTGTTGCGTGTTGATGGTGGCGCTACCGTTAATAATCTTCTTATGCAGATACAG GCTGATTTGCTGGGAAGCCCTGTTGTCCGACCAGCTGATATAGAGACAACAGCCCTCGGAGCTGCATATGCTGCTGGGTTAGCTGCTGGAGTCTGGACAAAGGAACAGGTGTTCGCCGGCTTGCACAAGGAAAACACAACAGTCTTCCGCCCGAAATTGGACGAGGCCCACAGGAAGAAGAGAGCAGATTCATGGTACAAGGCGGTTTCAAGATCATTCGACTTAGCTGACCTTTCTCTTTAG
- the LOC120681415 gene encoding glycerol kinase-like isoform X2 translates to MAGEGEEVYVAAIDQGTTSTRFIIYDRHAKPVASHQLEFKQHYPEAGWVEHDPMEIIETVKVCMKEAVDKAKDRKCNVVAGLKAIGITNQRETTVMWSRSTGLPLYNAIVWMDVRTSPVCRRLESELSGGRTHFVETCGLPISTYFSALKLLWLMENVDAVKDAVRTGDALFGTIDTWLIWNLTGGVAGGQHVTDCSNASRTMLMNLKTLDWDKPTLDALGISAAILPKIISNSEKIGVVVNGFPLAGVPISGCLGDQHAAMLGQLCQKGEAKSTYGTGAFILLNTGEEPTESSHGLLSTIAYKLGPTAPTNYALEGSIAIAGAAVQWLRDSLGIIQTAAEIEKLAETVPDSGGIYFVPAFNGLFAPWWRDDARGICIGITRFTNKGHIARAVLESMCFQVNDVLSSMHKDAGDAGEVKSAEGEFLLRVDGGATVNNLLMQIQFGGIKT, encoded by the exons ATGGcgggggaaggggaggaggtgTACGTGGCGGCCATCGACCAGGGCACCACTAGCACCCGGTTCATCATCTACGACCGCCACGCCAAGCCCGTCGCGTCGCACCAGCTCGAGTTCAAGCAGCACTACCCGGAGGCAGG GTGGGTTGAGCATGATCCTATGGAGATTATAGAGACTGTGAAGGTGTGTATGAAAGAGGCAGTTGACAAAGCCAAAGATCGTAAATGCAATGTGGTTGCTGGTTTGAAGGCAATTGGAATCACAAATCAGAGGGAAACCACTGTTATGTGGAGTAGATCCACTGGTCTTCCACTGTACAATGCCATTGTGTGGATGGATGTTCGCACGAGCCCTGTTTGCAG GAGATTGGAGAGTGAGCTATCAGGTGGTAGAACCCACTTCGTTGAGACATGTGGTTTGCCAATCAGTACTTATTTCAGTGCTTTGAAGTTATTATGGTTAATGGAAAATGTTGATGCTGTCAAGGATGCAGTCCGGACTGGTGACGCGTTATTTGGCACAATAGATACCTGGTTGATCTGGAACCTTACAGGAGGTGTTGCTGGTGGGCAGCATGTCACAGACTGCTCAAATGCATCTCGTACAATGCTCATGAATCTGAAGACACTTGATTGGGATAAGCCAACACTTGATGCATTAGGAATTTCTGCAGCTATTTTACCAAAAATAATCAGTAATTCGGAGAAAATTGGTGTGGTTGTCAATGGGTTCCCCTTGGCAGGTGTCCCCATCTCAGGGTGCCTAGGAGATCAGCATGCTGCTATGCTTGGGCAGCTCTGCCAAAAGGGTGAAGCGAAAAGCACCTATGGTACTGGTGCCTTCATCCTTCTCAACACAGGGGAAGAGCCTACAGAATCCTCCCATGGTCTTCTTAGCACCATTGCTTACAAGCTTGGCCCAACTGCACCCACTAACTATGCTCTTGAAGGATCCATTGCAATTGCAGGAGCAGCAGTTCAGTGGTTGAGGGACAGTCTTGGAATCATTCAGACAGCAGCTGAAATTGAAAAGTTGGCTGAAACTGTGCCGGATTCAGGTGGCATATATTTTGTGCCAGCATTCAATGGGTTGTTTGCACCATGGTGGAGGGATGACGCAAGGGGGATCTGCATTGGAATCACAAGGTTCACAAATAAGGGCCACATTGCTCGAGCAGTACTTGAGAGTATGTGCTTTCAGGTGAATGATGTCCTCAGCTCCATGCACAAGGATGCTGGAGATGCAGGAGAAGTAAAGAGTGCAGAAGGGGAGTTCTTGTTGCGTGTTGATGGTGGCGCTACCGTTAATAATCTTCTTATGCAGATACAG TTTGGGGGAATCAAGACATGA
- the LOC120683474 gene encoding uncharacterized protein LOC120683474 isoform X1 — MAPGGEDVGGNLCAVGPLFDIRAHIQLEYDVLFNPGHPPPIPPTRSFPLEKQELAQHTDGDGDGVGGRRAGRSCAAAMPATESSELQPAGRGSCGGSAPTPGLPPLEGGRIPDLPPLLPATLSCERRWSDLPASELAAPDAAAVHDPRALEGALFRAVGNGGCTIGMPRVAAQDPNRGVRMSYKDLLQSVTHMSDVQAVLDSSEARWADHTTEHSTDVVDGGGISETLLADLTAERSTGGVHIVGFSEAHIAEHNTGELGCSEIFETPLADYTAEHITGGVHVGGVPQGPTTDHIVEDGTGGVGGVRFDVIDNLVQRCTLHDVSSGKESDEDTTSVLGSYLQRGIFSVSDHPVPDDAFNHENSNDHHQDEAVGQCQCVTGNPYFHVITEVCIDASAPWKKRGRSATNRTRSNVRMPKGMIPIEIALRNASRRKTGYIFEPVLGITFDSENEGYEFYNMYSWEVGFGIKKDNIATNRKTGFQTMCEFRCLCLDLVYPPPSN; from the exons ATGGCGCCAGGTGGCGAGGATGTCGGGGGGAATCTTTGCGCCGTTGGCCCACTGTTTGATATACGAGCGCATATACAATTGGAATACGACGTGCTCTTCAACCCAGGTCATCCACCACCGATTCCTCCCACGCGCTCTTTCCCACTCGAGAAGCAGGAGCTCGCGCAGCacaccgacggcgacggcgacggcgtcggcggcagACGCGCCGGCAGAAGCTGCGCCGCAGCGATGCCGGCGACCGAGAGCAGCGAGCTGCAGCCCGCTGGCCGTGGGTCGTGTGGGGGTTCTGCGCCGACGCCTGGACTTCCGCCATTGGAGGGTGGTCGCATCCCAGatctgccgccgctgctgccggcgaCGTTGTCCTGTGAGCGCCGCTGGTCAGATCTACCGGCGTCGGAACTCGCGGCACCTGACGCTGCGGCAGTTCATGATCCGCGAGCTCTCGAGGGCGCCTTGTTCAG AGCGGTAGGCAATGGAGGATGCACCATCGGAATGCCGCGCGTTGCAGCGCAAGATCCAAATCGAG GTGTGCGCATGTCGTATAAGGATTTGCTCCAGTCGGTGACACATATGTCGGACGTTCAAGCGGTTCTTGATTCATCTGAAGCTCGCTGGGCTGACCATACAACAGAGCACAGCACAGATGTGGTGGATGGTGGTGGTATTTCTGAAACTCTATTGGCGGATCTTACAGCGGAGCGCAGTACAGGTGGAGTGCATATCGTTGGATTTTCTGAGGCTCATATAGCGGAGCACAACACAGGGGAGCTGGGTTGCAGTGAAATATTTGAAACTCCATTGGCTGATTATACAGCGGAACACATCACAGGTGGAGTGCATGTTGGTGGGGTTCCTCAAGGCCCAACGACTGATCATATAGTAGAGGACGGCACAGGTGGAGTGGGTGGTGTTCGGTTTGATGTAATCGACAATTTAGTCCAACGCTGTACACTGCATGACGTTTCATCCGGGAAGGAGTCTGATGAAGACACTACATCAGTTCTTGGAAG CTATTTGCAACGTGGCATTTTTAGTGTCAGTGACCACCCGGTGCCGGATGACGCATTCAACCATGAAAACAGCAACGACCACCACCAAGATGAAGCCGTTGGTCAGTGCCAATGCGTAACTGGCAATCCATATTTCCATGTGATAACAGAAGTTTGCATTGATGCGTCGGCTCCTTGGAAGAAAAG GGGTAGGTCTGCGACAAACCGGACTCGGTCAAATGTCCGCATGCCGAAAGGCATGATTCCAATTGAAATAGCATTGAGGAATGCTTCACGGCGTAAAACGGGATACATATTTGAGCCAGTATTGGGTATCACTTTTGACTCAGAGAATGAAGGATATGAATTCTACAACATGTATTCATGGGAAGTTGGTTTTGGGATCAAAAAGGATAATATTGCCACAAATAGGAAGACTGGATTCCAAACAATGTGCGAATTCCGGTGCCTATGCTTG GATCTGGTTTATCCACCACCATCCAACTGA
- the LOC120683474 gene encoding uncharacterized protein LOC120683474 isoform X2, with protein sequence MAPGGEDVGGNLCAVGPLFDIRAHIQLEYDVLFNPGHPPPIPPTRSFPLEKQELAQHTDGDGDGVGGRRAGRSCAAAMPATESSELQPAGRGSCGGSAPTPGLPPLEGGRIPDLPPLLPATLSCERRWSDLPASELAAPDAAAVHDPRALEGALFRAVGNGGCTIGMPRVAAQDPNRGVRMSYKDLLQSVTHMSDVQAVLDSSEARWADHTTEHSTDVVDGGGISETLLADLTAERSTGGVHIVGFSEAHIAEHNTGELGCSEIFETPLADYTAEHITGGVHVGGVPQGPTTDHIVEDGTGGVGGVRFDVIDNLVQRCTLHDVSSGKESDEDTTSVLGSVSDHPVPDDAFNHENSNDHHQDEAVGQCQCVTGNPYFHVITEVCIDASAPWKKRGRSATNRTRSNVRMPKGMIPIEIALRNASRRKTGYIFEPVLGITFDSENEGYEFYNMYSWEVGFGIKKDNIATNRKTGFQTMCEFRCLCLDLVYPPPSN encoded by the exons ATGGCGCCAGGTGGCGAGGATGTCGGGGGGAATCTTTGCGCCGTTGGCCCACTGTTTGATATACGAGCGCATATACAATTGGAATACGACGTGCTCTTCAACCCAGGTCATCCACCACCGATTCCTCCCACGCGCTCTTTCCCACTCGAGAAGCAGGAGCTCGCGCAGCacaccgacggcgacggcgacggcgtcggcggcagACGCGCCGGCAGAAGCTGCGCCGCAGCGATGCCGGCGACCGAGAGCAGCGAGCTGCAGCCCGCTGGCCGTGGGTCGTGTGGGGGTTCTGCGCCGACGCCTGGACTTCCGCCATTGGAGGGTGGTCGCATCCCAGatctgccgccgctgctgccggcgaCGTTGTCCTGTGAGCGCCGCTGGTCAGATCTACCGGCGTCGGAACTCGCGGCACCTGACGCTGCGGCAGTTCATGATCCGCGAGCTCTCGAGGGCGCCTTGTTCAG AGCGGTAGGCAATGGAGGATGCACCATCGGAATGCCGCGCGTTGCAGCGCAAGATCCAAATCGAG GTGTGCGCATGTCGTATAAGGATTTGCTCCAGTCGGTGACACATATGTCGGACGTTCAAGCGGTTCTTGATTCATCTGAAGCTCGCTGGGCTGACCATACAACAGAGCACAGCACAGATGTGGTGGATGGTGGTGGTATTTCTGAAACTCTATTGGCGGATCTTACAGCGGAGCGCAGTACAGGTGGAGTGCATATCGTTGGATTTTCTGAGGCTCATATAGCGGAGCACAACACAGGGGAGCTGGGTTGCAGTGAAATATTTGAAACTCCATTGGCTGATTATACAGCGGAACACATCACAGGTGGAGTGCATGTTGGTGGGGTTCCTCAAGGCCCAACGACTGATCATATAGTAGAGGACGGCACAGGTGGAGTGGGTGGTGTTCGGTTTGATGTAATCGACAATTTAGTCCAACGCTGTACACTGCATGACGTTTCATCCGGGAAGGAGTCTGATGAAGACACTACATCAGTTCTTGGAAG TGTCAGTGACCACCCGGTGCCGGATGACGCATTCAACCATGAAAACAGCAACGACCACCACCAAGATGAAGCCGTTGGTCAGTGCCAATGCGTAACTGGCAATCCATATTTCCATGTGATAACAGAAGTTTGCATTGATGCGTCGGCTCCTTGGAAGAAAAG GGGTAGGTCTGCGACAAACCGGACTCGGTCAAATGTCCGCATGCCGAAAGGCATGATTCCAATTGAAATAGCATTGAGGAATGCTTCACGGCGTAAAACGGGATACATATTTGAGCCAGTATTGGGTATCACTTTTGACTCAGAGAATGAAGGATATGAATTCTACAACATGTATTCATGGGAAGTTGGTTTTGGGATCAAAAAGGATAATATTGCCACAAATAGGAAGACTGGATTCCAAACAATGTGCGAATTCCGGTGCCTATGCTTG GATCTGGTTTATCCACCACCATCCAACTGA